A DNA window from Arachis duranensis cultivar V14167 chromosome 3, aradu.V14167.gnm2.J7QH, whole genome shotgun sequence contains the following coding sequences:
- the LOC107476635 gene encoding coatomer subunit alpha-2, producing MLTKFETKSNRVKGLSFHSKRPWILASLHSGVIQLWDYRMGTLIDRFDEHDGPVRGVHFHNSQPLFVSGGDDYKIKVWNYKLHRCLFTLLGHLDYIRTVQFHHENPWIVSASDDQTIRIWNWQSRTCISVLTGHNHYVMCASFHPKEDIVVSASLDQTVRVWDIGSLKRKAGPPSDDILRLSQMNTDLFGGVDAVVKYVLEGHDRGVNWAAFHPTLPLIVSGADDRQVKLWRMNDTKAWEVDTLRGHMNNVSCVMFHAKQDIIVSNSEDKSIRVWDATKRTGIQTFRREHDRFWILATHPEMNLLAAGHDSGMIVFKLERERPAFAVSGDCLFYAKDRFLRYYEFSTQRETQVLTIRRPGSLTLNQSPKTLSYSASENAVLLCSDVEGGSYELYTISKDGAFIGRGDMQEPKKGLGGSAVFVARNRFAVLDKTSNQVLVKNLKNELVKKSALPIATDAIFYAGTGNLLCRSEDRVFIFDLQQRLVIGDLQTPFIKYVVWSNDMESVALLSKHAIVIASKKLVHQCTLHETIRVKSGAWDENGIFIYTTLNHIKYCLPNGDSGIIKTLDVPIYITKVVGNTIFCLGRDGKNRAIAIDATEYIFKLSLLKKRYDHVMNMIKNSQLCGQAMIAYLQQKGFPEVALHFVKDERIRFNLALESGNIQIAVASATAIDEKDHWYRLGVEALRQGNAGIVEYAYQRTKNFERLSFLYLITGNVEKLAKMLKIAEVKNDVMGQFHNALYMGDVRERVKILENVGHLHLAYITAKVHGLHDVAERLAAELGDDLPSLPEGKKPSLLMPPSPVITSGDWPLLRVMRGIFEGGFSNIENDAEEEEYEAADGDWGEELDMVDVDGIQNGDISAILDDGEPGEEDDGEGGWELEDLELPPEAETPKASGTRSSVFVAPTPGMPVSQIWIQKSSLAADHAAAGNFDTAMRLLNRQLGIKNFTPLRSIFLDLHTSSHSYLRAFSSAPVISLAVERGWSESSSPNVRGPPALPFKLSQLDEKLKAGYKSTTAGKFTEALKTFTSILHTIPLIVVESRREVDDVKELIIIVKEYVLGLQMELKRREIKDNPARQQELAAYFTHCNLQTPHLRLALLNAMTVCYKAKNLATAANFARRLLETNPTVENHAKTARQVLGAAEKNMTDTTQLNYDFRNPFVVCGATYVPIYRGQKDVSCPYCTARFVLSQEGQLCTVCDLAVVGADASGLLCSPSQIR from the exons atgtTGACCAAGTTCGAGACCAAGAGTAACAGAGTGAAGGGGCTTAGTTTCCACAGCAAGAGGCCCTGGATCCTTGCGAGTCTTCACAGTGGTGTGATCCAACTATGGGATTACCGCATGGGAACCCTCATCGACAGGTTTGACGAGCATGATGGCCCCGTTAGAGGTGTTCATTTCCACAATTCTCAGCCTCTCTTTGTCTCCGGAG GGGACGATTACAAGATTAAAGTTTGGAACTACAAGCTGCATAGATGTTTGTTCACTCTTCTAGGACACCTTGATTATATTCGCACTGTGCAATTTCATCATGAGAACCCGTGGATTGTGAGTGCCAGTGATGATCAGACTATTCGCATATGGAACTGGCAATCACGAACATGTATATCTGTCCTAACGGGGCATAATCATTATGTTATGTGTGCTTCATTCCATCCAAAAGAAGATATTGTTGTGTCAGCCTCTCTGGATCAGACTGTTCGCGTTTGGGATATTGGTTCTCTCAAAAGGAAGGCTGGGCCTCCTTCAGATGATATATTGCGTTTGAGTCAGATGAACACGGATCTTTTTGGTGGTGTTGATGCAGTTGTTAAATATGTGTTGGAAGGTCATGATCGGGGGGTCAACTGGGCTGCTTTTCATCCTACACTTCCTCTCATTGTCTCTGGAGCTGATGACCGACAAGTGAAACTTTGGAGGATGAATG ATACTAAGGCATGGGAAGTGGATACTCTGCGTGGGCACATGAATAATGTTTCATGTGTTATGTTCCATGCCAAACAGGACATCATTGTATCAAATTCTGAAGATAAAAGTATTCGAGTATGGGATGCGACAAAGCGCACTGGAATTCAAACCTTCCGGAGAGAGCATGATCGATTTTGGATTCTTGCAACACATCCTGAAATGAATCTGTTGGCTGCTGGTCATGACAGTGGAATGATTGTCTTTAAACTGGAGAGAGAAAGGCCTGCTTTTGCAGTTAGTGGTGATTGTTTGTTCTATGCAAAAGACCGGTTTTTGCGTTACTATGAATTTTCAACACAGAGAGAGACACAAGTTCTTACAATTCGACGACCTGGTTCTTTAACTCTGAATCAAAGTCCGAAGACTCTTTCCTATAGCGCGTCTGAAAATGCAGTTCTTCTCTGTTCAGATGTGGAGGGTGGGTCTTATGAGTTGTATACCATATCCAAGGATGGCGCATTTATTGGTAGGGGCGATATGCAAGAGCCAAAGAAAGGTCTTGGTGGATCAGCTGTCTTTGTGGCTAGGAATAGGTTTGCGGTGCTCGACAAAACCAGCAATCAAGTCCTAGTTAAAAATCTGAAGAATGAGCTTGTTAAAAAGAGCGCTCTGCCAATTGCCACGGATGCCATATTTTATGCTGGAACAGGCAACTTGTTGTGTAGGTCAGAGGATAGGGTTTTTATATTTGATCTTCAGCAGAGGCTTGTTATTGGGGATCTTCAGACCCCTTTTATCAAGTATGTTGTCTGGTCTAATGACATGGAAAGTGTTGCCTTGCTCAGCAAACATGCCATTGTCATTGCAAGCAAGAAGCTTGTTCACCAATGCACCCTCCATGAGACAATCCGCGTGAAAAGTGGAGCatgggatgaaaatggcattttTATTTACACAACATTAAATCATATCAAGTACTGCCTTCCTAATGGCGATAGCGGGATAATAAAAACACTGGATGTCCCAATATATATCACAAAAGTTGTTGGAAACACCATATTCTGCTTGGGTCGGGATGGGAAAAACAGAGCTATAGCTATTGATGCGACTGAATATATCTTTAAGCTCTCTCTCTTGAAGAAAAGATATGACCATGTTATGAACATGATAAAGAACTCCCAGCTTTGTGGGCAGGCTATGATTGCATATCTACAGCAGAAAGGGTTTCCTGAAGTTGCCCTCCATTTTGTGAAAGATGAGAGAATTCGGTTCAATTTGGCTTTAGAGAGTGGGAACATTCAAATTGCCGTTGCATCAGCCACTGCAATTGATGAGAAAGATCACTGGTATCGATTAGGGGTTGAAGCTCTTCGACAAGGAAATGCTGGTATAGTAGAATATGCATACCAGAGGACCAAAAATTTTGAGAGATTGTCTTTCCTTTATCTCATTACTGGTAATGTGGAGAAACTTGCAAAGATGTTGAAAATTGCCGAAGTCAAGAACGATGTGATGGGCCAGTTTCACAATGCCTTATATATGGGTGATGTCCGAGAGCGTGTTAAGATTTTGGAGAATGTGGGTCATTTGCATCTGGCATACATCACTGCCAAAGTCCATGGACTACATGATGTTGCTGAAAGGCTTGCAGCTGAACTGGGGGATGATCTTCCATCTTTGCCCGAGGGGAAAAAACCATCTCTCTTGATGCCACCATCACCTGTAATAACCAGTGGTGATTGGCCCCTTCTTAGGGTGATGCGAGGCATATTTGAAGGTGGCTTTAGCAATATAGAGAACgatgctgaagaagaagagtatGAAGCTGCTGATGGTGATTGGGGAGAGGAGCTTGATATGGTTGATGTGGATGGCATACAAAATGGAGACATCTCTGCAATTTTGGATGATGGAGAGCCGGGTGAAGAGGATGATGGAGAAGGTGGATGGGAGCTGGAAGATCTGGAGCTTCCCCCTGAAGCTGAAACTCCAAAAGCTTCTGGTACTCGATCTTCAGTTTTCGTGGCCCCAACACCTGGTATGCCAGTTAGCCAGATATGGATTCAGAAATCATCTCTTGCAGCTGATCATGCAGCCGCCGGCAATTTTGATACGGCAATGAGGTTACTGAACAGGCAACTTGGAATAAAGAACTTCACTCCCTTGAGATCcattttccttgatcttcataCTAGCAGCCACTCCTATCTGCGTGCCTTCTCATCTGCCCCAGTTATATCGCTTGCTGTTGAAAGAGGTTGGAGCGAGTCGTCTAGTCCAAATGTGAGAGGCCCACCTGCACTGCCGTTCAAACTGTCTCAATTAGATGAAAAGCTCAAAGCTGGTTATAAATCAACTACAGCAGGGAAATTCACCGAGGCCCTAAAGACATTTACCAGTATCCTTCATACAATTCCTTTGATTGTCGTTGAGTCGAGGAGGGAAGTTGATGATGTGAAGGAATTGATTATTATAGTCAAAGAATATGTTTTGGGTCTGCAAATGGAGCTAAAGAGAAGGGAAATTAAGGACAATCCAGCTCGTCAGCAGGAGCTTGCCGCATATTTTACCCATTGCAATCTCCAGACACCTCATTTGAGGCTAGCTTTGCTTAATGCAATGACTGTCTGCTACAAGGCAAAGAACCTTGCCACAGCTGCCAACTTTGCGAGGAGGCTGCTCGAGACCAATCCTACTGTCGAAAACCATGCCAAGACAGCACGGCAAGTTCTGGGAGCTGCAGAAAAGAACATGACCGATACCACACAGTTGAATTATGATTTCAGAAACCCATTTGTGGTTTGTGGTGCAACTTATGTGCCAATTTACCGCGGACAGAAGGATGTTTCTTGTCCGTATTGCACTGCACGCTTTGTGCTGAGCCAGGAGGGTCAGCTATGCACTGTGTGTGACCTTGCAGTTGTAGGGGCCGATGCTTCTGGATTGCTCTGTTCTCCTTCCCAGATACGTTGA
- the LOC107476636 gene encoding uncharacterized protein LOC107476636 has translation MENQSSSSFSSLMEMQFLILDQVRFLDVNEDTLSQWELVDLFDVEEEWEEQCDNGNIVDDGFNYADSSPISYPNVDPIEGIGNFIPRRDVVDHDHGHHDNNNDDDEVEGVDDEDDEDDDDGYDLDDELVPWNVGNRFERQRMRKLGKRACSKMNNSKRNPYLYTRPGCVRGKHGLGLKHTY, from the coding sequence ATGGAAAACCAatcatcatcttcattttcGTCTTTGATGGAGATGCAGTTCCTTATCCTTGATCAAGTTCGGTTTTTGGATGTGAATGAAGATACCCTTTCGCAGTGGGAACTCGTTGATCTCtttgatgttgaagaagaaTGGGAAGAACAATGTGATAATGGTAATATTGTTGATGATGGGTTCAATTACGCTGATTCTTCCCCCATTTCTTACCCTAATGTTGACCCAATTGAAGGAATTGGCAATTTTATCCCTCGTCGTGACGTTGTTGATCATGATCACGGTCATCATGATAATAACAACGATGATGATGAGGTTGAAGGTGTTGACGAcgaagatgatgaagatgatgatgatgggtaTGACTTGGATGATGAGCTTGTTCCTTGGAATGTCGGGAACAGGTTTGAGAGGCAGAGGATGAGGAAATTAGGGAAAAGGGCATGTTCGAAAATGAACAATTCAAAGAGGAACCCTTATTTGTACACAAGACCAGGGTGTGTGCGTGGTAAGCATGGTTTAGGTCTTAAGCACACTTACTAA